Genomic window (Cucumis sativus cultivar 9930 chromosome 2, Cucumber_9930_V3, whole genome shotgun sequence):
ATCCAAGTTGCAGGATTGTAGCCATCTTTAATCTTAGGAACTCCCTCAATGCTCTTCAATGAGTTTTATGAGAACGTTGTTAGTCATTTTCTAGCTAAAAAAGGgaagttttaaaagattttcttttgcttttctgATAAGAATTTGTACCTCAAAGTACTCTATTAACTGTGACGAATGTCGACCGACTGGACCAACATATATCTCTTCTCCTCCACGTCTTAACAAGAATAGCTGCAGGAGAGAACAACAAAAGAACATATGTTTAGTTAAGCTATTAAAATGGGTTTTTCGTAGTTGATTGTTGAGAGAAGTTGACCTCATCAAAAGcatcaaatatatcaatgcTTGGTTGGTGAATGGTGCAGACCACGGTTCTGCCGGTGTCGACTGTGTTCCTCACTGTTCTCATTACAATGGCTGCGGCTCTAGCATCAAGACCTGAGGTTGGTTCGTCCATGAATATTATAGATGGATTTGCAACAAGTTCAACAGCTATGGTTAATCTCTTGCGTTGCTCGGTTGAAAGTCCACTAACACCAGGCAATCCAACAATTGCATCTCTTAATGGGTTGAGCTCAATCAGTTCCATAACTTCTTCAACAAACATCTTCATATCATAAACCAAATATCAGTATTGAATCCACAGAAGCTCTAgacattattaaataaaaaatgtgagaaagAGTGAAATGAATGTGTTGATACTTCACCTTTCTGGTAGCAGAATCAACATCGGGAGGCAATCGCAGCCATGCTGAATAAACAAGCGATTCGTAGACTGTAACGTGAGGAGAATGTATATCAGTTTGTTCGCAATATCCAGCAATCCGAGCAAATGTTTCCTGCTTTTTAGGATACCCGGAAATAGTGATATTTCCCTCTATGTATCCACCAGTTTTTCGCCCGGCCAAAACATCCATAAGAGTTGTTTTTCCAGCACCACTGACACCCATCAGGGCCGTTAGAACTCCTGGTCTAAACGAACCGCTCACACCCTTCAAAAGCTCAAGTCGATCCTCGGTAACGCCTTGTGATTTCATTTCCTACATAAGTACAAAGTCTATGAAATTAGCACATGAGAGCGTTTGGTTAACAATCCAACTTACTTTTTAATGGTTTTGTTCATGTCTTAGAACATCATATATACCTGTGGCATGTCTACTGCATATCGAATTTCGTCAAAAGTGATTGAATGGGGTTCGAACGGAAGAACCATTCCTCTCTTTTTGTTCTGATTAGCTTCTTCACTAAAGCTTCCAACTCTTGCAGATGAAGTTCTAGATGATAAACTAATCTGATTTTCAGTTCTCTCTGCATTGTAATATAAGTTGATATTAAATAATCTCTCAAGTGATGATGTTTGTTAAGGGAGATAGCTACAGATAAGCTTTGTTTTTTGCATACCAGAAGAGCTCTTTCCTTTTGATGACAGTTCCAACTCTTGAACATCTTGAGATTTCTTCACACTTTTATCTGTCGATGTCTCTTTCGACACGATAGCCTGAGGCTTCTCAAAAGCTACAATATTTGAACCCGGAAATTACAACATGCATGTTTGAGTGCAAAACAAGGCTTGAAATTAGAGTTCCGACTACTTACGATCGAGATACTGCAAGGCtatagtgaaaagaaaattgaatagcAAAATATATCCAATAGTTGCACCAACACCAATCCAATACCAGCTAGCTTGTGGGAAGATTCCCCTAGATTTCAAGATCAAAACTCCAAGTGATTCATTCGAGTTGGGAGCCGGCTGCAACAAGAAAACGGGAGGGCCAATtacttacatttttaatttgttagttttgaacattttatttGCATAAATCAGAAAGTTTCTTACATGTCTCCACTTATGGCCAAGAAACTCATTCACAGCTATGCCATTTTGTGCATACATCATTGGAGAGATCCAGTAGCCCCAAATCCACCAAGGATGCACATCATCTAAACATAAAGAGAAGTTCTcattttaagtaatttttctTATGTAATGGTATTGAAAACACATAGGTCACTTGAATCAAACCTCGAGCTAAGACAAATCCACCCAAAACAAGAACTGTAAGTAAAGCAAATGATCCAAATGTATTTGCAACGATGATATTCCGTCCCAATGCTCCAATCAAACGGAACAGCGCTGATGCCATTTGGTTCACAAACAGGAGCATGAGAAAATGTTTGAAGAATCTGCAAGTCCATTATATGACCTAATGTTATCAAGAAGGcaataatcaaatttgtaGTTCAGTGTTAgtgttcttcattttctcgTACCTTCCGGCATTTGGATCGAATCCGACGACGTAGTAAGTCATTACCACCCAAATTCCAACTTCTACAAAAGTAATAGGGATCTTAAGGATCCATGTGGGTATAGAATATGCCCAAGGGGGAAAGAAGAGGAAGTCCCTTTGCTTGTAGAACACAGGAAGTTTCAAGATTGTCAAAGCAAGCTCAGAGAAACCATTGAACATGATTATGATAATCGCAAAGAACAAAGCTCCCATGTAAACCGATCCATCATCCACTGTCCTCCGGTGCATCTCGGTTCGGAAAAACAAGGTCATTGTCACAAAAGCCATCAGAATGAgctgaaaaatgaaaaaacatagTAGTGTCAAACATGAGCTATCAGAGAAAGTGAATAAAGATATGAACTACGGAACTAAAACTCACTTGAATCAACTTGAAAATGTAGACAAATGAGTTTCTCTTCATGAGTAAAAGCTCCCTTGAAATGCAAGCTTTCAACAGTTCCTTCTTGCTAGCACCATACTTTTCCGTTGTTAAAGCAGCAGGGTGGCTTTTAGACTTGTCAAATGGAGTGGCGAGCTCATCACCAAGCTTCTTCCCCACATGAAATGATTGAAAGGCTTCAGAAAACTCCTCCACACTGACAAATCTATAAACCTCATCTCTCTTAGTCCAATATTGTTCTTGATCTTTCCTTGAAGTGACCTATAAAAAATTTTCCATCAGCCAAACAAAATGGATGAAACAAAGAACAGAACAGAACACATTATGAAAGGCCAAACGAGCTTACTTCTTGTAAGAAGTCAGCTACTCCTTTCCTCTGGGGGCAAGTGAAGCCCATATGTTGGAAGAACTCGAGCACGTTTTCACGTGGACCTTGATACACAACTTGTCCATCTGATATCAGAATTATGTCATCAAACAATTCATAAGTTTCAGGGGCaggttgaagaagagagaTCAGAGCAGTTCCATTCAGAATATGAATGTACTGTCTCATTGAATTAACAATCTGATAAGTTGTCGAACTGTCCAATCCTGTCGATATCTCGTCCATGAACAGAGCTCTCGATGGTCCAACCAACATCTCCCCGGTCGTCACCCTCTTCTTTTGCCCACCGGAGATCCCTCGAAACATTTCATCTCCAACCATTGTGTCAGCACAGATTTCAAGTCCTAGAATCTGCATAAACAATCAGAAATACATTATAAGACCATATACTATTAGTTTTTTTGCTGCTTATTGATTATTACAGAAAGTTTTCACCTTTAGTACATAATCTGTCACTACATTGGTTTCTTGTCCTCCTAAAGCTGCAGCCTGAAAATAATCAATCATATCAACACATGACAAGCTAAACACAGAAAGGTGTTGGAatttgaaaacagaaaatggCATTGAATTTCAACCTTCATGATGATATCAAGATCAGGGTCAGGTTTAATATTTGCAGCCTTTTCTCTTCTTGACAGTTCTGTCAACATATCtgcaaaggaaaaaaaaacgataAGTTTCCATTTACAATTACCACATTATGGACATGATTCATTATTTGAAGTGAAAACTTGGAGGATGTTCTGACCATAACGTGGACCAACTCCTTGACATCTTGCTGAGAAGGATAAGGTTTCTCTAACAGTCATTTCTCCAATGTGAAGGTCTTGTTGGCTAATGTAAGCTGATGTTCTTTGTGGGACAAATTCATTCATTCCATGTCCATTGTATGTAACTCTTCCTGAAAACTGTCAAATGAACACAACCACAATGAGTTCAAATCTTCAAACTTTGGTAGGAAAGTTTGTTGTGCAAGAGTTGGGATTATGTTGTCTTTACTTTAAGATCCTTCCCAAGTTTTCCAGCCAATGTTTTGAGCAACGTCGTCTTGCCGGAGCTCGGTGGCCCCAAAAGCAAAGTCATTCTGAAATGTCATACAACTCACAAGTCAAGGGAATGTTCAGAGTACTTCCCAAAATGGTAATACTaatcaaattgatttattaacCAGAACTCACAATCAAGTGCTTTgagctaattttttttaactataataagtttaaatataactaaaattatttttaaatgattaaggTTTGTTTTCAAAGGTAATTTAGAATCATCAAATatagaagagagagaaaaattgaggatagaaaaataaagtgacaaagataagaaaaaaaatgaagagtgacaacaaatttagaaagaataacaataaaaataaaaaaaaatctaaaagagGGAGGGacaaattttttcaagaaaaaagttaGAGAAAGGGATAAAATAAAGTAGTGAGAAAAAAGAGACAATAACTCAATTGAGtcagaaaaagagaaaaatatcatttttttaaaaataataaataaatagttttgatttttttctttaccatTTATAAGAATCTctcttctatatatatatatattgaaaaatggaaacaaatttgagaaagaaaagtacaattcattaaaaaaatggaaaaaagtaggtgaaataaacataatttttttaaatataaaataaaaaagttttaagaagaaaagttttcacAAACATCcatcaaacagaaaaaaaaaaaaagaacaatttagAATTCAGCACTAAAATGATGGAGATTAGAAGtttccaaaatgattttttttttaattattgataatCATTACAAATTTAGGAAGAAAGTAATATAAAAAGTGTTCAAAGTAATTATGGTcaatcaataatcaaaatattaaatgaagtGTATAGCTAAACCAACCTTCCTGGCTTGATGATTCCACTAACATCATGAAGAATGGATAATTGCTTCTTCCTATTTGGAATTATGTGAAAGTAACTCAAGAACCCCTTTTAACgacaaatagaaaatatattagattcttttacaaaaataaagtttgaatttcTCCAACTTCGGCTTAAAAAAGTGATTATCAAACagttaaaatcacttttatatTCActctaaaatatgtttttttcttcttttaattaccTCAAGCATATTGAGAGAAAAGTTAAACATAGTTGGCAAAGCTCTGCCAGCGGTATGGGCCTCAGCTTCAACTTCCAAATGCTCAAACCTCACTTCAATGGCAGGAAGATCAAGCCCAACTCTATATATAAAtgggaaaggaaagaaatgaaaaatgttcaaatgtTACTGCTTCATGTACTTATAGACGGACAATTGAAGAAACTTGAaggtagtgaagaaaaaggTATTTTTTGTACCTTTCCATTCTATTCTTTAACTTAAGCAAGAATCTTTCGTTATCATCTTCAGCGATCTTGACAAGTCTCTCCAGTATATTTCTCCTCTCCAACAAACCAAGATTTTGAACATCAATTTCTCTAGCAGATTCACCATCAAGATTCAAAATCCCTCTCCTAACACGTAAATAAGTAGGAAGCCTTTCAATGGAAGCCCATTTGAGAGCTTCTTCATCGTCGTCGTCACGAGAAGATCTCGAGAAGACTTCCATGGCGCTGTTTCTCCATATACTTGAGCTGTTAATACGAGCACTGCTCACTCTGTAGATCTCTCCACTGTCCATAGTTTCTTCAAGGAGActatgtttcttttcttttttcttacttttaaaGGATCattagaaaaagagaggatATTGATGGACAAACTTGAAACTCTTGGGGTGAGATTGTTTGTTTGGGATTGAAAGAAGGgggaaaatggagaaagaaaagattgagAGAAAGGTGAAGATGGGTCTGGTGTACTTATAGTTGTTGAAGAACAGAGGATGAAAAAGATTgacttttttcaattttttaaaagaaatttatatatatttttggttgGTGTTGATGTAATGTCAGATGTCAGATGGGAGAAACATGGAAACTGCTCATAATCTTGAATTTgtattgagagagagagagagagatagatgtggaaaaggaaggaaagatACTAAATAAAGTCCATATTGGGTGGCATGACCAACATTTGTACATCCCCAGCTTAAAGAACTTGCTTTTCCCCCAAGTCTTTTCTAGAAGAAATATTGGTGTAGGCTAAAAGGgcaaaaaaatcacaaaaacaaGAGTTACAACATTGACAAGATTCACATATTCTTCCGGTTTAgtttatacaataaaaaatgtttaaattaaatagtttgtaGAGTTATTGTTTACATAAACCAACCTAAGTTTGTTATAATAGAGTTTCTTGTTGGTATAGATACTAACTTCACACTCTccttttaaacataaagtgTTATATGCCTTGTAGATTTCGTTTGGTTCGTCTCCAAACCACATTTTATTAGGAAATGTTTTGCTAAGGTTTTAGAAGCTTGATTTGAAACTTGATGACTCTAACATTTTCCTACATCTCTTGTGACTTTACTATATCATCTTTGTTTGTCTTGAACTAATATTAGGTCTTTCAAAGTGTCTTACCTTCACCTACATGtttcttagaaaaaattgCATGTCGCTTAACATAATATTACTCTAAGCtaaacatttttaactttgaaagaaaattgtaatttgCCATTCCAGTTCTTCTAAGTCGTCTTTCTTAATTACCATATTTTCATATCCTTAAGATCCTTCTCATTAGAATGTCATCTCAGCTCATTTATGTCTCTCTTCTAAACCTCAGGAGTTACATAAGTATATGGTTAACTTTGAAGTTTCTACAATTGAGTCACTGATAAGAAAGTATACTTTGTTTGTAAGGTTGTactttttggttcttttaagtttaaattaacCATATTTTCATAAACGTCTCAAGATCTCAcccattcaaatttaaaatataatcttaatttatttatataccCGTTGTAAACTTGAGAAATACACACCTATGCTTTGTTTTGTTCACTTTTAGTCAAcgtattttcaataaattttaaacttggTCTCtcaaagttatttttcttttcaccaagactagttaaaaaaaataacaattatttcCCTTAGAACTAAAAGATACAAACCTATTTTAAAACCTAGGGTAAAAATGTTAATCGATAgccatattttttatttaaaaaaatcaacaataactCGCGATGATATTACGTTTAATCAATGACGGATCTAGAAATTTTATACAGGGAACACCATACActataataaacacactaaaaaatgtttaaaaaaatatttcgaTGTTTCACTAATACTCCAATAATATTCACTAAATTTGtagtaataaagaaaagactAGCAATTTCCACCTGactttttgtaatataaatgtgaatttaaaaattgcataaaataaagagagaaaaaaaaaagaatagtacaTTTTTCATGGAATACTGTTGAgggtgaaaattaaaaaaaaaaaaaaatcataaaagtaGTTAATCAAACTCTTAACCGAGTGTTTTGTAGTGAGGATACAATCACTACATAACAAGAATTcagacaaaataaaatattatttaatatatattgtaatataataCTTTagtcttcaaaattaatattaaaatacaaaaaaaaactgataATGTGAGGGGCACGTGTCCCTGAACCCTTGTCATGCgtttaattagaatttatgaaaacgacgataactaaaattaatttagttaagaGGCCTACATCAAAACTCAaatcgaaaagaaaaaacataatatatatgaattttaacCTAGGAAGATATAATTCCATTTgctcatttctttttgtttataattactactttaatttttaatcaaaataaataagcatGTTTGATAATCgattttaggttaaaattgtaaattttaggttaaaattgtaaaaaaaatatacattgaATATAACTTTTGGAACAAAATAACCAACATTGCTTATGctatatattatgttttaaatatttattatcccttttataagtgaaaatgataaaacaatattttctatatatttgtgttttagaaaaaattcaaaaaatggaaactacaagaaacaataaaaattacttgtcacatttttaaatatttacacaatattttaaacatttaatttataaaatgaagaaactacGACCACATGGAAATGAGTTAATTAAACACTTTTACTTGAAGAACATTATCAAACGAATACCAATAAGTGATTTCttatactttctttctttctttcttgtgctaatctttttttttttaaaatttttcttcctctttcggTTAGGTTATCTTATTTATTAAGCAATAGAGAATCATTATTTGCATGTGAAACAATAAGTGATTCTTAATGAATTTTGCTTCTTGATCTtctctttatattattaaaaatatatattacttttatataGTTTGGACAGCCAAATATAGATGTCATTtatctaaatatattatttaagttGACATTGTTAGTAATAGTCACTATTAATTTAtcatcttttctaaaattcacCCCTCCattcataaacaaataaacatgcaattgtgttattattattattgttattgttatttatatatacacaatatcatttggagatttgaaaattgttagatGTCAATGGCAAAGAAAGTTAGGCAGGAATTCACTtgactatttatttatttatgaacttaattttgaaaattttaagtttaaattataattttaagttatgttGACCAttctctatatataaatatttatatatttatttgaaaaaaaaatgttattttagttcaacaataATTGTAAATTGAGGGATGAAATTATCAATGTTTAAAACA
Coding sequences:
- the PDR12 gene encoding pleiotropic drug resistance protein 1 (The RefSeq protein has 1 substitution compared to this genomic sequence) → MDSGEIYRVSSARINSSSIWRNSAMEVFSRSSRDDDDEEALKWASIERLPTYLRVRRGILNLDGESAREIDVQNLGLLERRNILERLVKIAEDDNERFLLKLKNRMERVGLDLPAIEVRFEHLEVEAEAHTAGRALPTMFNFSLNMLEGFLSYFHIIPNRKKQLSILHDVSGIIKPGRMTLLLGPPSSGKTTLLKTLAGKLGKDLKFSGRVTYNGHGMNEFVPQRTSAYISQQDLHIGEMTVRETLSFSARCQGVGPRYDMLTELSRREKAANIKPDPDLDIIMKAAALGGQETNVVTDYVLKILGLEICADTMVGDEMFRGISGGQKKRVTTGEMLVGPSRALFMDEISTGLDSSTTYQIVNSMRQYIHILNGTALISLLQPAPETYELFDDIILISDGQVVYQGPRENVLEFFQHMGFTCPQRKGVADFLQEVTSRKDQEQYWTKRDEVYRFVSVEEFSEAFQSFHVGKKLGDELATPFDKSKSHPAALTTEKYGASKKELLKACISRELLLMKRNSFVYIFKLIQLILMAFVTMTLFFRTEMHRRTVDDGSVYMGALFFAIIITMFNGFSELALTILKLPVFYKQRDFLFFPPWAYSIPTWILKIPITFVEVGIWVVMTYYVVGFDPNAGRFFKHFLMLLFVNQMASALFRLIGALGRNIIVANTFGSFALLTVLVLGGFVLARDDVHPWWIWGYWISPMMYAQNGIAVNEFLGHKWRHPAPNSNESLGVLILKSRGIFPQASWYWIGVGATIGYILLFNFLFTIALQYLDPFEKPQAIVSKETSTDKSVKKSQDVQELELSSKGKSSSERTENQISLSSRTSSARVGSFSEEANQNKKRGMVLPFEPHSITFDEIRYAVDMPQEMKSQGVTEDRLELLKGVSGSFRPGVLTALMGVSGAGKTTLMDVLAGRKTGGYIEGNITISGYPKKQETFARIAGYCEQTDIHSPHVTVYESLVYSAWLRLPPDVDSATRKMFVEEVMELIELNPLRDAIVGLPGVSGLSTEQRKRLTIAVELVANPSIIFMDEPTSGLDARAAAIVMRTVRNTVDTGRTVVCTIHQPSIDIFDAFDELFLLRRGGEEIYVGPVGRHSSQLIEYFESIEGVPKIKDGYNPATWMLEITTAAQETTLGVNFNTLYKDSELYRRNKALIKELSVPNENSNELYFPTKYSQSFFIQCIACLWKQHLSYWRNPPYSAVRFLFTTFIALMFGTIFWDLGSKRGTQQDLFNAMGSMYAAVLFIGVQNATSVQPVVAIERTVFYRERAAGMYSALPYAFGQVVIELPYIFIQTVVYGVIVYGMIGFEWTAAKFFWYIFFMYFTLLYFTFYGMMTVAVTPNHNIAAIVSSAFYGFWNLFSGFIVPRTRIPIWWRWYYWICPVAWTLYGLVTSQFGDINDPMDSNQTVAEFVSNYFGYKYDFLGVVAAVHVGITVLFGFIFAFSIKVFNFQKR